A single genomic interval of Juglans regia cultivar Chandler chromosome 1, Walnut 2.0, whole genome shotgun sequence harbors:
- the LOC108996276 gene encoding probable LRR receptor-like serine/threonine-protein kinase At5g63710 isoform X4: MFGNVISWHPLKLTICWLVLLILLTISYSSKEPDVEGEALIDFLKVLNDSKSQISDWNYNLVSPCFSWSHITCRNGNVISLSLGSKGFSGTLSPSITKLKFLVSLELQDNNLSGVLPDYLASMAQLQNLNLANNNFSGSIPTTWGQLPSLKHLVLRGNHLSGTIPDSIANITGLTELDLSSNDLSGRIPVQLFSILSFNFTGTRLTCDPGMEQPCVSRPPLPVSTRKSKLGVVVTSASCGAFLLLSLGAMFAYLHHYVHKLKHDVFVDVAGEDDRKISFSQLRRFSLRELQLATENFSESNMIGQGGFGKVYKGVLSDNTKVAVKRLTDYNSPGGEAAFQREVQLISVAVHRNLLQLIGFCTTSSERILVYPFMQNLSVAYRLRELKPGEKGLDWPTRKRVAFGAAHGLEYLHEHCNPKIIHRDLKAANILLDDDFEAVLGDFGLAKLVDTKLTHVTTQVRGTMGHIAPEYLHTGKSSEKTDVFGYGITLLELVTGQRAVDLSRLDEEENVLLLDHIKKLQRENRLDDIVDGNLKTYDPKEVGTLVQVALLCTQNSPEDRPTMAEVVQMLRGVGLADRWAEWEQLEEVRNQESFLVSHNFPWVEETTHDPEAIQLSRAR; encoded by the exons ATGTTTGGAAATGTTATAAGCTGGCATCCTCTAAAGCTAACCATATGCTGGCTAGTACTCCTCATTTTGCTAACCATCAGTTACTCATCCAAAGAACCTGATGTGGAAG GTGAAGCTTTGATCGATTTTCTGAAGGTGCTCAATGATTCTAAAAGTCAAATATCAGATTGGAATTATAATTTAGTGAGTCCGTGCTTTAGTTGGTCCCACATCACCTGTAGGAATGGAAACGTCATATCACT GAGCCTGGGTTCAAAGGGATTTTCAGGAACGCTTTCACCCTCAATTACCAAACTGAAATTTTTGGTTAGCTT GGAATTACAGGACAATAATTTATCTGGTGTACTACCTGACTACCTTGCCAGCATGGCTCAACTTCAAAACCTAAATCTTGCTAATAATAATTTCAGTGGCTCTATTCCTACCACTTGGGGTCAGCTTCCCAGTCTAAAGCATTT GGTATTGAGGGGAAACCACTTGTCTGGAACCATTCCCGATTCAATTGCAAATATTACTGGGTTGACAGAACT GGATCTTTCATCCAATGATTTATCCGGAAGAATCCCTGTGCAACTATTTTCGATTCTATCATTTAA TTTTACAGGAACCCGTCTTACTTGTGACCCTGGAATGGAGCAACCTTGTGTTTCTCGCCCTCCGCTTCCAg TTTCAACCAGAAAATCAAAACTTGGAGTGGTAGTAACTTCTGCAAGTTGTGGTGCATTCCTACTCTTGTCACTTGGGGCTATGTTTGCATACCTTCACCATTATGTGCACAAACTCAAACATGATGTGTTTGTTGATGTTGCGG GTGAAGATGATCGTAAAATCTCCTTCAGCCAACTGAGAAGATTTTCTTTGCGTGAACTCCAACTTGCAACTGAAAATTTCAGTGAAAGCAACATGATTGGACAAGGAGGCTTTGGAAAAGTTTACAAAGGTGTCCTCTCAGACAACACAAAGGTTGCTGTTAAACGCCTTACAGATTATAACAGTCCTGGTGGAGAGGCTGCATTCCAAAGAGAGGTTCAACTTATAAGTGTTGCAGTTCACAGGAATCTATTGCAGTTGATAGGATTTTGTACAACCTCGTCGGAGAGGATCCTTGTTTATCCATTCATGCAAAATCTTAGTGTTGCATACCGCTTAAGAG AATTGAAACCTGGGGAGAAGGGCTTGGACTGGCCAACAAGGAAACGTGTGGCTTTTGGTGCAGCCCATGGCTTGGAGTATCTACATGAGCATTGTAATCCTAAGATCATACATCGTGATCTAAAGGCTGCAAATATCCTATTAGATGATGATTTTGAAGCTGTTCTTGGGGATTTTGGGCTCGCAAAGCTGGTTGATACAAAATTGACCCATGTTACCACTCAAGTTCGTGGAACCATGGGTCACATTGCCCCAGAATATTTGCACACAGGAAAATCTTCAGAAAAGACAGATGTCTTTGGATATGGCATAACTCTTCTCGAACTTGTCACTGGTCAGCGTGCAGTAGATTTATCTCGCCTTGATGAGGAAGAGAATGTTCTTCTGCTTGATCAT ATCAAGAAGTTGCAGAGAGAGAATAGGCTAGATGACATTGTGGATGGGAACTTGAAGACTTATGATCCCAAAGAAGTTGGGACTCTTGTTCAGGTTGCATTGCTGTGCACTCAAAACTCACCCGAGGACCGTCCGACAATGGCGGAAGTGGTACAAATGCTGCGGGGAGTGGGTCTGGCAGATAGATGGGCAGAGTGGGAGCAGCTTGAAGAAGTAAGGAATCAAGAGTCCTTCCTAGTGTCTCATAACTTTCCTTGGGTTGAAGAGACAACGCACGATCCAGAAGCTATACAGTTGTCCAGGGCGAGATAG